A region from the Afifella aestuarii genome encodes:
- a CDS encoding crotonase/enoyl-CoA hydratase family protein encodes MARLEAAALEVRGEDIIGGEEAARISGAIAAGMPAKGSVESVRAAVSEIAEDVREVVLSFEPESATLWSTMVPPGRPCFTRRLVSEYIHLFQSLNARFADAESLALKYIVYQSGTPSIFSLGGDLDLFSRLIRARDEEGLRDYAHACAKMTYLNSISADLPIVTIALVQGQALGGGLESALSCNLIVAEKSATFGLPEVLFNLFPGMGAYSYLSRKVSSRIAEKLMLSGRTYSADEMLEAGVIDEVVADGTGEEAVRDLIERSQRRHNAQVGVYRTRRRVMPLSYEELRDVTDIWVECALGITDLDLRKMEKLVKAQDRLKGAVAMPAAAHS; translated from the coding sequence ATGGCCAGACTTGAAGCAGCAGCGTTGGAAGTGCGCGGCGAAGATATTATCGGCGGTGAGGAGGCGGCGCGTATATCTGGCGCGATCGCTGCCGGGATGCCGGCGAAAGGTTCGGTAGAAAGTGTTCGAGCCGCGGTTTCCGAGATTGCGGAGGACGTGCGGGAAGTCGTTCTTTCTTTCGAGCCTGAGAGCGCGACTTTGTGGTCGACCATGGTGCCGCCGGGTCGGCCGTGCTTTACGCGCCGGCTGGTGAGCGAATACATTCACCTGTTCCAGTCGTTGAATGCGCGCTTCGCAGATGCCGAATCGCTCGCTCTCAAATACATCGTCTACCAATCCGGAACGCCGTCGATCTTCAGCCTCGGCGGCGATCTCGACCTCTTCTCGCGGTTGATCCGGGCGCGGGACGAGGAGGGGCTGCGCGATTATGCGCATGCCTGCGCCAAGATGACCTACCTCAATTCCATCAGCGCCGATCTGCCGATCGTGACGATCGCGCTGGTGCAGGGGCAGGCGCTCGGGGGTGGGCTGGAATCGGCGCTGTCCTGCAATCTCATCGTTGCGGAAAAAAGCGCGACCTTCGGGCTGCCCGAGGTCCTCTTCAATCTCTTCCCCGGCATGGGCGCCTATTCGTATCTGAGCCGCAAGGTCTCGAGCCGGATCGCGGAGAAGCTGATGCTGTCCGGGCGCACCTATTCGGCGGACGAGATGCTGGAAGCCGGCGTCATCGACGAGGTGGTGGCGGACGGCACCGGTGAAGAGGCCGTGCGCGACCTGATCGAGCGCTCGCAGCGACGCCACAACGCGCAGGTCGGCGTCTATCGCACGCGCCGCCGCGTCATGCCGCTCAGCTACGAGGAATTGCGCGACGTCACCGATATCTGGGTCGAATGCGCGCTCGGCATTACCGATCTCGATCTGCGCAAGATGGAGAAGCTGGTGAAAGCCCAGGACCGGCTCAAAGGCGCCGTGGCCATGCCGGCCGCCGCGCATTCATGA
- a CDS encoding YdcH family protein: MDGSDNVVELTQKEIRAELALLRQEHRDLDHAIEALHTASPQPDYLQLQRLKRKKLSLKDRILALEDRLLPDIIA; the protein is encoded by the coding sequence ATGGATGGTAGCGACAACGTCGTGGAGCTGACGCAGAAGGAGATCAGGGCGGAGCTTGCTCTCTTGCGTCAGGAACACCGCGATCTCGATCATGCCATCGAAGCCCTTCATACGGCCTCGCCGCAGCCCGATTACCTGCAATTGCAGCGCCTGAAGCGCAAAAAGCTCTCCTTGAAGGACCGTATCCTGGCGCTCGAAGACAGGCTTCTGCCGGATATCATCGCGTAA
- a CDS encoding peptidoglycan -binding protein, protein MALARARRMQRTDYWPGFVDAMATLLLVFVFLLTVFFIAQFFLSQEISGRDEALNRLNAQIAELTELLALERTDNRDMTETIASLQASLSSAEGERDRLQGLLSSSSGAAGEAEERISGLTSDLANEKEVSQRALAQVELLNQQLSALRRQIAALEDALEASETRDRQSQTKIADLGRRLNVALAQRVQELSRYRSDFFGRLREILAGRSDIEVVGDRFVLPASVLFPTGTDEITDSFKPDLNELADAIKELEAEIPKEINWVIRVDGHTDKRPVSGAGRFQSNWDLSAARAIAVVRYLIDQGVEPQHLVAAGFGEYQPLDEGDTEAAYRRNRRIELKLTER, encoded by the coding sequence ATGGCGCTCGCGCGCGCACGGCGCATGCAGCGCACGGATTACTGGCCGGGCTTCGTCGACGCCATGGCGACGCTCTTGCTCGTCTTCGTCTTCCTGCTCACCGTTTTCTTCATCGCGCAGTTCTTCCTCTCCCAGGAGATTTCCGGGCGTGACGAGGCGTTGAACCGCCTCAACGCGCAGATCGCCGAGCTGACCGAGCTTCTGGCGCTGGAGCGCACCGACAATCGCGACATGACGGAGACGATCGCCTCGTTGCAGGCGAGCCTTTCGAGCGCCGAAGGCGAGCGCGACCGGCTGCAGGGACTGTTGTCGTCCTCGTCGGGGGCCGCCGGCGAGGCGGAGGAGCGCATTTCCGGGCTCACCAGCGATCTCGCCAACGAAAAGGAAGTGAGCCAGCGCGCGCTGGCGCAGGTCGAGCTTCTGAACCAGCAGCTTTCGGCACTTCGCCGGCAGATCGCGGCCTTGGAAGATGCGCTCGAAGCCTCCGAAACGCGCGACCGGCAGAGCCAGACCAAGATCGCCGATCTCGGCCGACGGCTCAACGTGGCGCTCGCCCAGCGGGTGCAGGAACTGTCGCGCTATCGCTCCGACTTTTTCGGGCGGCTGCGCGAAATCCTTGCCGGGCGCTCCGACATCGAGGTGGTGGGCGACCGCTTCGTCCTGCCCGCCTCCGTGCTCTTTCCGACGGGGACGGACGAGATCACCGATTCCTTCAAGCCCGATCTCAACGAGCTTGCCGACGCCATCAAGGAGCTGGAAGCGGAGATTCCGAAGGAGATCAACTGGGTGATCCGCGTCGACGGCCACACCGACAAACGCCCGGTCTCGGGTGCCGGACGTTTCCAGTCGAACTGGGATCTTTCGGCGGCACGCGCGATCGCGGTCGTGCGCTATCTCATCGACCAGGGGGTGGAGCCGCAACATCTCGTCGCCGCGGGATTTGGCGAATACCAGCCGCTCGACGAGGGCGATACGGAAGCCGCCTATCGCAGAAACCGGCGGATCGAGCTGAAGCTGACGGAGCGGTGA
- a CDS encoding 5-(carboxyamino)imidazole ribonucleotide synthase, which translates to MTADHTGALAPGATIGILGGGQLGRMLAVAAAQLGLSTHVFCPDPDSPAFDVSAHYTVAPYDDPRALEAFAADVDVVTYEFENIAVDAAELLAATCPVRPGPRALEVAQDRLNEKSFLTGAGVPVGPYAAIDDLDGLKAALQNLKTPAILKTRRFGYDGKGQVRIDDAKDAEAAYEAIARAPAVLEAFVPFSREVSVIAVRGVNGETAVYDVPENVHRNHILHTSTVPANISLATRQKAAEIAATIVSELDYSGVIGVELFVIEVKGSELLLVNEIAPRVHNSGHWTRDACVCSQFENHIRAIAGWPLGSVSRHSDAVMTNLIGEEAEDWQALAGENNCCLTLYGKREIRPGRKMGHVTRLQPLTKAPC; encoded by the coding sequence ATGACAGCTGACCACACAGGGGCGCTCGCGCCGGGCGCTACCATCGGCATTCTGGGCGGGGGCCAACTCGGCCGCATGCTGGCGGTCGCCGCCGCGCAGCTGGGCCTGTCCACGCATGTCTTCTGCCCGGATCCCGACAGTCCGGCCTTCGATGTTTCTGCGCATTACACGGTCGCCCCTTATGACGATCCGCGCGCTCTCGAAGCCTTTGCGGCCGACGTCGACGTCGTCACCTATGAGTTCGAGAACATCGCCGTCGATGCGGCGGAGCTGCTTGCGGCGACCTGCCCGGTGCGGCCCGGACCACGCGCGCTCGAAGTGGCGCAGGACCGGCTCAACGAGAAGAGTTTTCTGACCGGCGCCGGCGTGCCGGTCGGCCCTTATGCGGCGATCGACGATCTCGACGGGCTCAAGGCCGCGCTTCAAAACCTGAAGACGCCGGCGATCTTGAAGACGCGCCGCTTCGGCTATGACGGCAAGGGGCAGGTGCGCATCGACGACGCCAAAGATGCCGAGGCGGCCTATGAGGCGATCGCACGCGCGCCGGCGGTTCTGGAAGCCTTCGTGCCGTTTTCGCGCGAAGTGTCCGTGATCGCGGTGCGCGGGGTGAACGGTGAGACGGCGGTTTACGACGTGCCGGAAAACGTCCACCGCAACCATATCCTCCATACCTCCACCGTGCCGGCCAATATCTCGCTCGCGACGCGGCAGAAGGCGGCGGAAATCGCCGCCACCATCGTGAGCGAACTCGATTATAGCGGTGTCATTGGCGTCGAGCTCTTCGTCATCGAGGTGAAGGGCAGCGAGCTGCTCCTCGTCAACGAGATCGCGCCGCGGGTGCACAATTCCGGCCATTGGACGCGCGATGCCTGCGTCTGCTCGCAGTTTGAAAATCATATCCGGGCGATCGCCGGCTGGCCGCTCGGTTCCGTCTCCCGCCACAGCGACGCGGTGATGACCAATCTCATCGGCGAAGAGGCCGAGGATTGGCAGGCACTTGCGGGCGAGAACAATTGTTGCCTGACGCTCTACGGCAAGCGCGAAATCCGGCCGGGCCGTAAGATGGGGCATGTGACGCGGCTTCAGCCGCTTACCAAGGCGCCTTGCTAA
- a CDS encoding inositol monophosphatase family protein: MARSAILNVMVRAATKAGRVLARDFGEVEHLQVSRKGPADFVSAADRRAEEIIREELERARPGYSFLMEESGEKIGEDPQHRWIVDPLDGTTNFLHGIPMFAVSIALERQGRLTAGVIYNPVTDELYTAERGSGAFFNDRRLRVAQRRIFAETVIATGIPHFGRGEHGPYLRQMAAVMAEAAGIRRFGAAALDLAWVASGRFDGFWESHLSAWDMAAGILLIREAGGFVTDIKGGDAMLTSGTIVAGNEAVHQHLAGLLKGAGG; the protein is encoded by the coding sequence ATGGCAAGATCGGCAATTCTCAATGTGATGGTGCGCGCCGCCACCAAAGCGGGGCGCGTGCTCGCCCGCGACTTCGGCGAGGTCGAGCACCTTCAGGTGTCGCGCAAGGGGCCGGCGGATTTCGTCAGCGCTGCCGACCGGCGCGCGGAGGAAATCATCCGCGAGGAACTGGAGCGCGCGCGGCCCGGCTATTCCTTCCTGATGGAGGAATCCGGCGAGAAGATTGGCGAGGATCCTCAGCACCGCTGGATCGTCGACCCGCTCGACGGCACCACGAACTTTCTGCACGGCATTCCGATGTTCGCCGTCTCGATCGCGCTCGAGCGCCAGGGGCGACTGACGGCGGGTGTCATCTACAATCCTGTCACGGACGAGCTCTATACCGCGGAGCGTGGGTCAGGAGCCTTCTTCAACGATCGACGCCTGCGCGTCGCCCAGCGCCGCATCTTTGCGGAGACGGTCATTGCGACCGGAATCCCGCATTTCGGCCGCGGCGAGCATGGGCCTTATCTGCGCCAGATGGCGGCGGTCATGGCGGAGGCTGCTGGCATCCGGCGGTTCGGCGCGGCTGCGCTCGATCTCGCCTGGGTCGCCTCCGGCCGCTTCGACGGCTTCTGGGAGAGCCATCTGTCGGCCTGGGATATGGCGGCGGGCATCCTCCTCATCCGTGAGGCGGGCGGCTTCGTCACCGATATCAAGGGTGGGGACGCCATGCTCACCTCCGGCACCATCGTTGCCGGCAACGAGGCGGTGCACCAGCATCTTGCCGGATTGCTCAAGGGCGCTGGCGGATAA
- the efeU gene encoding iron uptake transporter permease EfeU, translating into MLASFLIMLREGLEAALVTGIIATYLRQTGRSAWMPLVWVGIFLAVALSLFVGAALQWVSAEFPQKYQELFEACVGLVAVVILTSMVFWMRKAARSIKAELHDSIDAALSAPKGAAWALIAMVFFAVAREGLESIFFLLAIFQQSSGPGVPLAALAGVLVSVAAGFAIYVGGLRLNLRRFFRWTGVFILFVAAGILASALGNLHEAGLWNELQTPAYDLSRVLPVSSVVGTILSGILGYQESPSVGEILLYVLFLGVSLFFFLKPARPGKEASVYAPSPTAERPNAGA; encoded by the coding sequence ATGCTCGCTTCCTTCCTCATCATGCTGCGCGAGGGCCTCGAAGCCGCTCTGGTGACCGGCATCATCGCGACTTATCTGCGTCAGACCGGGCGTTCCGCATGGATGCCGCTCGTCTGGGTCGGGATTTTTCTCGCCGTCGCCCTGTCGCTTTTCGTGGGCGCCGCCCTGCAATGGGTGAGCGCGGAATTCCCGCAGAAATATCAGGAGCTGTTCGAGGCCTGCGTCGGTCTCGTCGCCGTCGTCATCCTGACCTCGATGGTCTTCTGGATGCGCAAGGCCGCGCGCTCCATCAAGGCGGAATTGCACGATTCCATCGATGCGGCGCTGTCCGCGCCCAAAGGTGCGGCCTGGGCGCTGATCGCCATGGTCTTCTTCGCGGTGGCGCGGGAAGGCCTTGAATCAATCTTCTTCCTTCTCGCCATTTTTCAGCAGAGTTCCGGCCCCGGGGTGCCGCTTGCAGCGCTTGCCGGCGTACTCGTCTCCGTCGCTGCGGGCTTTGCGATCTATGTGGGCGGGCTCAGGCTCAATCTGCGCCGCTTCTTCCGCTGGACGGGCGTCTTCATCCTCTTCGTTGCCGCCGGCATCCTGGCGAGCGCGCTCGGCAATCTGCACGAGGCGGGGCTGTGGAACGAGCTGCAGACGCCGGCCTACGACCTCAGCCGCGTTCTGCCGGTCTCCAGCGTCGTCGGCACCATCCTGTCGGGCATCCTCGGCTACCAGGAGAGCCCGAGCGTCGGCGAGATCCTTCTCTATGTCCTCTTCCTCGGCGTGAGCCTCTTCTTCTTCCTGAAGCCTGCACGGCCAGGGAAAGAGGCGAGCGTCTACGCGCCGAGCCCAACCGCGGAGCGTCCCAATGCCGGCGCCTGA
- the efp gene encoding elongation factor P, giving the protein MKISGNDIRPGNVIEYDGTLWVAVKTNKVKPGKGPAYNQVELKNLIDGRKLNNRFGSDEKVERVRIETKDFQFLYKDGDVLVFMDSESYEQINLAEEFVGERAAFLQDGMTVTLEMHEEKPIGIALPDQVVLAITETEPTIKGQTAASSYKPAMLENGVRVMVPPFITAGERIVVDTNEIAYVKRAE; this is encoded by the coding sequence ATGAAAATCAGCGGTAACGACATCCGCCCGGGCAATGTCATCGAATATGACGGCACGCTCTGGGTGGCGGTGAAAACCAATAAGGTGAAACCCGGCAAGGGTCCGGCCTACAACCAGGTCGAACTCAAGAACCTGATCGACGGGCGCAAGCTCAACAATCGCTTCGGTTCCGACGAAAAGGTCGAGCGCGTCCGCATCGAAACCAAGGACTTCCAGTTTCTCTACAAGGATGGAGACGTGCTGGTTTTCATGGATTCCGAGAGCTACGAGCAGATCAATCTCGCCGAGGAATTCGTCGGCGAGCGCGCCGCCTTTCTGCAGGACGGCATGACCGTGACCCTCGAAATGCATGAGGAGAAGCCGATCGGCATCGCGCTTCCGGACCAGGTGGTGCTCGCCATCACCGAGACCGAGCCGACCATCAAAGGCCAGACGGCTGCGTCCTCCTACAAGCCGGCGATGCTGGAAAACGGCGTGCGCGTGATGGTGCCGCCTTTCATCACGGCCGGCGAGAGGATCGTCGTCGACACCAACGAGATCGCCTACGTCAAGCGGGCCGAGTAG
- a CDS encoding YdcH family protein, with product MPLEARLAELERRHEALEKEIEEAMAHPASDDLEVAELKRRKLQLKDEISRLKGQQEGAL from the coding sequence ATGCCCCTTGAAGCGCGCCTTGCCGAGCTTGAGCGGCGCCATGAGGCACTCGAAAAAGAGATCGAGGAAGCCATGGCCCACCCGGCCAGCGACGATCTTGAAGTCGCGGAGCTGAAGCGGCGCAAGCTGCAACTCAAGGACGAGATTTCGCGCCTGAAAGGCCAGCAGGAAGGCGCTCTCTAG
- a CDS encoding DUF2189 domain-containing protein, with amino-acid sequence MTGEPRAAEAPRMPDVREIGFADLKAALKDGFADFLAEPLYGLFFAAIFVAGGFVVLGLLIALDMPWMILPFGVGFPLLGPFVAAGLYEVSRCRARGERPGWRRVLTTVSRQRQRQMSWMAFVILFIFWIWIYQVRLLLALFLGFKSFSSLADFFAVVTTTPEGLGFLLVGTAVGAFLALVLFSSTVIAMPLLLDRELDFVSAMIVSFKAVRKNPGPMLAWGVIVGALTILALAPTFLGLFIVLPVLGHATWHLFERAVGSRSASATS; translated from the coding sequence ATGACGGGAGAGCCGCGCGCGGCCGAGGCGCCGCGCATGCCGGATGTCCGCGAGATCGGCTTTGCCGATCTCAAGGCCGCGCTCAAAGACGGGTTCGCGGATTTCCTCGCCGAACCTCTCTATGGCCTGTTCTTTGCGGCGATTTTCGTGGCCGGCGGCTTCGTCGTCCTCGGCCTCCTCATCGCTCTCGACATGCCCTGGATGATCCTGCCCTTCGGCGTCGGCTTTCCCTTGCTGGGTCCTTTCGTAGCCGCCGGGCTCTACGAGGTGAGCCGCTGCCGCGCCCGCGGCGAGAGGCCGGGATGGCGGCGCGTGCTGACGACCGTCTCCCGCCAGCGCCAGCGGCAGATGAGCTGGATGGCCTTCGTCATCCTCTTCATCTTCTGGATCTGGATCTATCAGGTCCGCCTGCTTCTGGCGCTTTTCCTCGGCTTCAAGAGCTTTTCGAGCCTTGCCGACTTTTTCGCCGTCGTCACGACGACGCCGGAGGGGCTGGGTTTTCTCCTCGTCGGCACAGCGGTCGGCGCCTTTCTGGCACTCGTCCTCTTCTCGTCGACGGTGATCGCGATGCCGCTCCTCCTCGACCGGGAGCTCGACTTCGTCTCGGCGATGATCGTGAGCTTCAAGGCGGTACGCAAGAATCCAGGCCCGATGCTCGCCTGGGGCGTGATCGTTGGCGCACTCACCATCCTGGCGCTCGCGCCGACCTTCCTCGGCCTGTTTATCGTCCTGCCGGTGCTCGGCCACGCCACCTGGCATCTCTTCGAGCGCGCGGTGGGATCGAGAAGCGCCAGCGCAACGTCGTAG
- a CDS encoding tautomerase family protein has translation MPLAELRLTRGALSDAKLDILARDLTAILLEHQGARPGSAVARSITRLEVTEFEPRRTYVGGNLSNAPCYRLSYTVPLGALNEDKKRSLVEKSTNAILAAEGTPFTEDDAYRVWCLIDEVPDGNWASAGKVWRWRDIMRWVARREIAARRQERDAGDGKLPERERKTGRTGIAA, from the coding sequence ATGCCTCTTGCTGAACTGAGACTGACGCGCGGGGCGCTGTCGGACGCGAAGCTCGATATTCTGGCGCGCGATCTGACGGCGATTCTTCTGGAGCATCAGGGGGCGCGGCCGGGCAGTGCCGTGGCGCGTTCGATCACGCGCCTGGAAGTGACGGAGTTCGAGCCGCGGCGCACCTATGTCGGCGGCAATCTCTCCAATGCGCCCTGTTACCGGCTCTCCTACACGGTGCCGCTCGGCGCCTTGAACGAGGATAAAAAGCGCTCACTCGTGGAAAAATCGACGAACGCGATCCTGGCCGCGGAAGGCACCCCTTTCACCGAGGACGACGCCTACCGGGTCTGGTGTCTGATCGACGAGGTTCCCGACGGGAATTGGGCGAGCGCCGGCAAGGTCTGGCGCTGGCGCGACATCATGCGCTGGGTTGCCCGACGCGAGATCGCGGCGCGGCGACAGGAGCGCGATGCGGGCGACGGGAAGCTTCCAGAGCGGGAGCGCAAGACGGGCAGAACCGGGATCGCCGCCTGA
- the purE gene encoding 5-(carboxyamino)imidazole ribonucleotide mutase, whose translation MGSRSDWATMQRAAEKLDELAIGYEARIVSAHRTPERLYDFAKGAEMNGFKVIIAGAGGAAHLPGMVASLTRLPVLGVPVQSRALSGQDSLYSIVQMPAGIPVATFAIGEAGAANAALFAASILSLGDAALAERLATFRLRQSDAVGEDPRDDS comes from the coding sequence ATGGGCAGTCGCTCCGACTGGGCCACCATGCAGCGCGCGGCCGAAAAGCTCGACGAGCTGGCCATCGGCTACGAGGCGCGCATCGTCTCAGCGCACCGCACCCCGGAGCGGCTTTACGACTTCGCCAAAGGGGCCGAAATGAACGGCTTCAAGGTGATCATCGCGGGGGCCGGCGGGGCGGCGCATCTGCCCGGCATGGTCGCTTCCCTGACGCGCCTGCCGGTGCTCGGTGTGCCCGTGCAATCGCGCGCCCTGTCGGGGCAGGATTCGCTTTATTCGATCGTGCAGATGCCGGCCGGCATTCCGGTGGCGACGTTTGCGATCGGCGAGGCCGGCGCGGCCAATGCGGCGCTCTTCGCCGCCTCCATCCTGTCGCTCGGCGATGCGGCTCTGGCGGAGCGGCTCGCAACCTTCAGGCTGCGGCAGAGCGATGCCGTCGGCGAGGATCCGCGCGATGACAGCTGA
- a CDS encoding flagellar motor protein MotA: protein MAKEYDPYRLSSPRIFLVRMLIFLVIAAFVPLILYRQIAVGFMSNPGLNGLIIGVLLIGVLLAFRSVIMLMPEVKWVNSFRRQEAGFSEDSPRLLAPMATLLRDRREAMLSTSTWRSILDSIATRLDENREILRYLTGLLVFLGLLGTFWGLLRTVGSVSETIQSLRVDSGEAGVIFEDLKAGLEAPLSGMGIAFSSSLFGLASSLVLGFLDLQAGQAQNRFYTELEDWLSTMTDLEDFDLEDAETGNTVQEIRLAVERLSRNMEGGGRPSIAAMANLAEGIQGLVQHMRNEQQMVRDWMEGQAEQREYLQNTLDAIAERLGHDGAEAKTRRMREEDKPYPQRMPGLTETGRER from the coding sequence ATGGCGAAAGAATACGATCCCTACCGTCTCTCTTCGCCCCGAATCTTTCTGGTTCGGATGCTCATCTTTCTGGTGATCGCGGCCTTCGTGCCGCTCATCCTGTATCGCCAGATCGCCGTCGGCTTCATGTCCAATCCGGGCCTCAACGGGCTCATCATCGGCGTGCTTCTGATCGGCGTGCTGCTCGCCTTCCGGAGCGTCATTATGCTGATGCCGGAAGTCAAATGGGTGAATTCCTTCCGCCGGCAGGAAGCCGGCTTTTCCGAGGATTCGCCCAGGCTTCTCGCGCCGATGGCGACGCTTCTGCGCGACCGGCGCGAGGCGATGCTGTCGACCTCCACCTGGCGTTCGATCCTCGATTCCATCGCCACGCGGCTTGATGAAAACCGCGAGATCCTGCGCTATCTGACCGGGCTTCTCGTCTTTCTCGGCCTTCTCGGCACGTTCTGGGGGCTGTTGCGCACCGTCGGCTCGGTCAGCGAGACGATCCAGTCGCTCAGGGTCGATTCCGGGGAGGCGGGCGTCATCTTCGAAGATCTCAAGGCCGGGCTCGAAGCGCCGCTTTCCGGCATGGGCATCGCCTTTTCGTCCTCGCTCTTCGGCCTTGCCTCCTCGCTCGTCCTCGGCTTTCTCGATCTCCAGGCCGGGCAGGCGCAGAACCGCTTCTACACCGAGCTCGAAGACTGGCTCTCCACGATGACCGACCTCGAGGATTTCGACCTGGAGGATGCGGAGACGGGCAATACGGTGCAGGAGATCCGCCTCGCAGTCGAAAGGCTGTCGCGCAACATGGAGGGCGGGGGACGGCCTTCGATTGCGGCGATGGCCAATCTCGCGGAAGGCATCCAGGGCCTCGTCCAGCATATGCGCAACGAGCAGCAGATGGTGCGCGACTGGATGGAGGGGCAGGCCGAGCAGCGCGAGTATCTGCAGAACACGCTCGATGCCATCGCCGAGCGGCTCGGCCATGACGGAGCCGAGGCCAAGACGCGGCGGATGCGCGAGGAAGACAAGCCCTATCCGCAGCGCATGCCGGGCCTGACGGAAACCGGCAGGGAGCGCTGA
- the efeO gene encoding iron uptake system protein EfeO codes for MSLAIAGAALLAIAGGAAFYYASQHAAGQADTADQFRVAVSATACEPNEITVPGGKRSFEILNTSERPIEWEILDGVMVVAERENIAPGFKQTLTAQLRPGDYEITCGLLSNPRGILHVTESEEARTAASTVGLRNFLGPLSEYKVYLVQQGMAAVSASEALAEAIKAGNLQEAKDLWVEARLPYKRVEPVAYRLSDLENAIDPVADYLEKREADPAFTGFHRLEYGLFSEETTEGLAPVADELVANMGELKSRLGKLKLDPALLMAIPGDMARQLSGGKIEAGEDHYAHTDLADFAANFEGIAKITGLLQSVVEPVDPALEKEIDAKLKAVEMKLSELSGPDGYPSYDSVDEAARASLSAAFQELADVLDRLDQVIGVS; via the coding sequence ATGTCCCTTGCCATCGCCGGCGCAGCGCTTCTCGCCATCGCCGGCGGTGCGGCCTTCTATTATGCGAGCCAGCATGCCGCGGGGCAGGCAGACACGGCCGATCAGTTCCGCGTCGCCGTCAGCGCCACGGCCTGCGAGCCGAACGAAATCACGGTGCCCGGCGGCAAGCGCTCGTTTGAGATCCTCAACACGTCGGAGCGGCCGATCGAATGGGAAATCCTCGACGGCGTCATGGTCGTGGCGGAGCGCGAGAACATCGCGCCCGGCTTCAAACAGACGCTGACGGCGCAGCTTCGCCCGGGCGATTACGAGATCACCTGCGGCCTTCTCTCCAATCCGCGCGGCATTCTGCATGTAACGGAATCGGAAGAGGCGCGGACGGCCGCGAGCACCGTCGGCCTCAGAAATTTTCTCGGGCCCTTGTCGGAATACAAAGTCTACCTCGTGCAGCAGGGGATGGCCGCCGTGTCCGCCAGCGAAGCGCTTGCCGAGGCGATCAAGGCCGGCAACCTGCAGGAGGCAAAGGATCTGTGGGTGGAGGCGCGGCTTCCCTATAAGCGCGTGGAGCCGGTCGCCTACCGCCTGTCGGATCTCGAAAACGCCATCGATCCGGTCGCGGATTATCTGGAAAAGCGCGAAGCCGATCCGGCGTTCACCGGCTTCCACCGTCTCGAATACGGGCTCTTCTCCGAGGAGACGACGGAGGGGCTGGCGCCGGTCGCCGACGAACTCGTCGCCAATATGGGCGAACTCAAATCCCGCCTCGGCAAGCTCAAGCTCGACCCGGCGCTTTTGATGGCGATCCCGGGCGACATGGCGCGGCAGCTTTCGGGCGGGAAGATCGAGGCCGGCGAGGACCATTACGCCCACACCGACCTTGCCGATTTCGCCGCGAATTTCGAGGGCATCGCCAAGATCACGGGGCTTTTGCAATCCGTCGTGGAGCCCGTCGATCCGGCTCTCGAGAAGGAGATCGACGCGAAGCTGAAGGCGGTGGAGATGAAGCTCTCAGAGCTTTCCGGGCCGGATGGCTACCCGTCCTACGACAGCGTCGACGAGGCCGCGCGCGCCTCCCTCTCTGCGGCCTTCCAGGAACTCGCCGACGTCCTCGACCGGCTCGACCAGGTGATCGGAGTGAGCTGA